A genomic window from Candidatus Obscuribacterales bacterium includes:
- the mutS gene encoding DNA mismatch repair protein MutS: MTSSELSPMMRQYWDIKSQYPDALLFFRLGDFYELFEADAQVAARELDITLTGRPEPSSPNGRVPMAGVPFRAAELYLARLIAKGYSVAICEQVGQVGQGKGPVERKVTRVLTPGTVLESNLLPNKENNYLVALNRAGDTWGLACVDASCGEFIVTQVTEQQLSQELARLNPREVLVAKRVGKKTPDQVIPEEILDIPAGLEGQYRFTGRPSMYFQLEPAQRRVMQVFAVTTLDGFGCQSMPGAIGAAGAALEYLEHTQAGQMPKFAGISTYNTNGYLVLDANTRRNLELTETVRDRNFEGSLLWAIDKTRTAMGSRMLRKWLLAPLFSVPEILERQKAVSELVASFDLRQSLGNCLMGLSDLERLAVKLTSATACPKDLVAIQQSLEAIPNLATIVGSCSSKYLSCLGQIPANLLRLNDELARVISPEAPRELTEGGIFNLGYCAEVDEVRSLLGGGKQWIEDFQKQERERTGVSSLKVSFNSTFGYYIEITHANKDAVPADYIRKQTLTNAERFITPELKEYEAKILNAEKNQGDIEYKLFLEFRQTIAGCGAELTHLAHQLASIDALLSLADAASQYKYVKPIVDDSTKLEINNGRHPVLERLLPMGKFVPNDTRLYGSSDDHQLIILTGPNMSGKSSLLRQVAHIVLLAQIGSFVPADSAHVGLVDRIFTRIGAVDDLTQGQSTFLVEMSETTQCCLSATNRSLILLDEVGRGTSTYDGVSIAWSVAEFLATQVKARTIFATHYHELNALSNYYAQITNYQVMVREYEGHVEFMRRLAPGGASRSYGIHVARMAGLPPSIIDRAQFLMSQMERKSGAAKLLDSTKNIPQSRDVSALEEAMQLSLFK; encoded by the coding sequence GTGACAAGCTCTGAGCTATCGCCGATGATGCGCCAGTATTGGGACATCAAATCTCAATATCCAGATGCGCTTTTATTTTTCCGGCTTGGTGATTTTTATGAACTCTTTGAAGCGGACGCGCAAGTTGCTGCTCGCGAGTTGGATATAACTCTCACCGGCAGACCTGAGCCAAGCTCGCCAAACGGACGTGTGCCGATGGCCGGCGTGCCATTTCGTGCAGCCGAGCTTTATCTGGCGCGTCTTATTGCCAAAGGTTATTCAGTCGCAATTTGCGAACAAGTTGGTCAAGTCGGACAAGGCAAAGGTCCTGTTGAAAGAAAAGTCACGCGCGTTTTGACGCCGGGTACCGTGCTTGAATCGAACTTATTACCCAACAAAGAAAACAATTATCTTGTCGCCTTGAATCGCGCAGGCGATACATGGGGACTAGCCTGCGTTGATGCGTCATGCGGCGAATTTATCGTCACGCAAGTAACCGAACAACAACTGTCGCAAGAATTGGCACGTCTCAATCCGCGTGAAGTGCTTGTCGCCAAACGTGTCGGCAAGAAAACGCCAGACCAAGTGATACCAGAAGAAATTCTCGATATTCCGGCAGGACTCGAAGGGCAGTATCGCTTCACCGGTCGTCCATCAATGTATTTCCAATTGGAGCCGGCACAACGTCGCGTCATGCAAGTGTTTGCTGTCACAACACTCGACGGCTTCGGATGCCAATCAATGCCTGGTGCAATTGGAGCAGCCGGTGCGGCGCTTGAATATTTAGAACATACACAAGCTGGGCAAATGCCAAAATTTGCCGGCATTTCGACTTACAACACAAATGGATATTTGGTTTTAGATGCAAACACGAGACGCAATCTTGAACTGACAGAGACAGTACGTGATCGCAACTTCGAAGGCAGCCTTCTCTGGGCAATTGATAAAACAAGAACAGCAATGGGCAGCCGCATGTTGCGCAAGTGGTTGCTTGCTCCACTATTTTCCGTGCCGGAAATTCTTGAGCGTCAAAAAGCGGTTAGCGAACTTGTTGCAAGTTTTGATCTGCGTCAGTCATTAGGCAATTGCTTAATGGGTCTGTCTGATCTTGAACGCCTTGCTGTCAAACTGACATCGGCAACTGCCTGTCCAAAAGATTTGGTTGCCATTCAACAGTCGCTAGAGGCGATTCCTAATTTAGCGACAATTGTTGGTAGTTGCTCAAGCAAGTATTTATCCTGTCTCGGACAAATCCCAGCAAATCTCTTACGCCTCAATGATGAACTAGCTCGCGTAATTTCACCTGAAGCACCAAGAGAACTAACCGAAGGTGGCATTTTCAATCTGGGCTACTGCGCAGAAGTCGACGAAGTCCGCAGCCTGCTCGGCGGCGGCAAGCAATGGATAGAGGACTTCCAGAAGCAAGAGCGCGAACGCACAGGCGTCAGCTCACTGAAAGTAAGCTTCAACAGCACATTTGGTTATTACATTGAAATCACACACGCTAATAAAGATGCTGTACCTGCCGATTACATTCGCAAGCAGACGCTGACCAATGCCGAGCGTTTCATAACACCTGAACTAAAAGAATACGAAGCGAAGATTCTCAATGCCGAGAAAAACCAAGGCGACATTGAATACAAACTCTTCCTCGAATTCCGTCAGACAATTGCCGGATGCGGCGCAGAGCTAACGCACCTTGCTCATCAATTAGCATCTATCGATGCGCTATTGTCATTGGCAGATGCCGCCAGCCAGTACAAGTATGTAAAACCAATTGTTGATGATTCAACAAAATTGGAAATAAACAACGGTCGCCACCCTGTTTTAGAACGCTTGCTGCCAATGGGTAAATTCGTACCCAACGACACTAGACTCTATGGCTCAAGCGATGATCACCAATTGATTATCTTGACCGGACCAAACATGTCCGGCAAATCCAGTCTGCTTCGTCAAGTTGCTCACATAGTTTTACTTGCTCAAATCGGCAGCTTTGTACCTGCCGATAGCGCGCATGTCGGACTTGTTGATCGCATCTTTACACGCATCGGCGCAGTTGATGACTTGACTCAAGGTCAATCAACATTCTTAGTCGAGATGAGCGAAACAACTCAATGTTGTCTATCAGCTACCAACCGTTCACTTATTCTCTTAGACGAAGTTGGTCGCGGCACGAGCACCTACGACGGCGTATCCATCGCATGGTCAGTAGCCGAATTTCTTGCAACTCAGGTGAAAGCACGAACCATATTCGCCACCCACTATCACGAACTAAATGCGTTGAGTAACTACTACGCTCAGATAACAAACTACCAAGTAATGGTCCGCGAATACGAAGGACACGTCGAATTCATGCGCCGACTTGCCCCAGGTGGCGCCAGCCGCAGCTACGGAATCCACGTCGCGCGCATGGCAGGACTACCACCATCAATCATCGACCGCGCCCAATTCCTCATGTCCCAAATGGAACGCAAGAGCGGCGCAGCCAAACTTCTCGACAGCACCAAGAACATCCCTCAAAGCCGCGATGTCAGCGCGCTTGAAGAGGCGATGCAATTGTCGTTATTTAAGTAG
- a CDS encoding 1-acyl-sn-glycerol-3-phosphate acyltransferase — MSKDFIPAKPATWAIKIVQELARFNLFLKNKIQLAEQDLLHFHRIPPGSGVILTSNHADEADPQVCFELSRRANKRFITMCNREAFDEAFGIPKFVLPRLGVFSVKRGARDSAAVTYAQDVVKQGEDVLVIFPEGEIYYLNEKIQPFHHGAVDICLKAIIEKRKTDPEWTAFIVPMAIKYHYDQSIGPELEKRIAKMETAMSILPESGATLPDRVLELQKAMLQSEERLYKVGENAETAKELREEIITAEHDILAEVLDKHPEVKVRDDGATIDKAWQIEAELRKSISNEKDPVKRKDLELDLKALKEVAQLTSWHPHYYTKDPNADRLAEVVLKLEREIYKIQRPKQIATRSVSVKIAHPIDMGKHVDDYIKDPHTVRHSISERLQHEIQSLVSTLAKKLNGKS, encoded by the coding sequence ATGTCAAAAGACTTCATACCTGCCAAACCAGCAACTTGGGCTATTAAGATCGTCCAGGAACTAGCTCGCTTCAATCTATTCCTCAAGAATAAGATACAGCTGGCTGAGCAAGACTTATTGCACTTCCACAGAATCCCACCGGGCTCAGGAGTCATCCTGACCTCCAACCATGCCGATGAAGCCGATCCGCAAGTATGCTTCGAGCTATCGCGCCGGGCAAACAAGCGCTTCATCACCATGTGCAATAGAGAAGCATTTGACGAGGCATTCGGCATTCCCAAATTCGTTCTACCGCGCTTAGGCGTATTTTCAGTCAAGCGCGGTGCTCGCGATTCGGCAGCAGTCACTTATGCCCAGGACGTCGTCAAACAAGGTGAGGACGTTCTCGTCATTTTTCCAGAAGGCGAAATTTACTATCTGAATGAAAAGATTCAACCTTTCCACCATGGCGCGGTTGATATATGCCTGAAGGCAATTATCGAAAAGAGAAAAACTGATCCGGAATGGACAGCGTTTATCGTGCCGATGGCAATTAAATACCATTACGATCAATCCATTGGTCCCGAATTAGAAAAGCGCATCGCCAAAATGGAAACGGCGATGTCCATACTGCCCGAATCCGGCGCAACACTTCCGGATAGAGTACTCGAACTTCAAAAAGCCATGCTTCAGAGCGAAGAGCGCCTATACAAAGTCGGTGAAAATGCCGAGACAGCCAAAGAGCTGCGAGAAGAAATCATCACCGCCGAACACGACATTCTAGCTGAGGTGTTGGACAAGCACCCCGAAGTAAAAGTACGTGACGACGGAGCCACAATCGACAAAGCCTGGCAAATTGAAGCTGAGCTTCGAAAGTCGATCAGCAACGAAAAGGATCCAGTCAAAAGGAAAGATCTCGAATTAGATCTCAAAGCATTGAAAGAAGTTGCCCAACTAACAAGTTGGCATCCACACTACTACACCAAAGACCCCAACGCCGACAGACTTGCCGAAGTTGTCCTAAAGCTAGAACGGGAAATCTACAAAATCCAACGCCCCAAGCAGATCGCGACTAGAAGTGTCTCCGTCAAAATCGCCCATCCAATAGACATGGGAAAACACGTCGACGATTACATCAAAGACCCACACACTGTCCGCCACTCGATAAGTGAACGCCTACAACACGAAATTCAATCACTGGTCAGTACGCTTGCGAAAAAACTAAATGGCAAAAGCTAA
- a CDS encoding AMP-binding protein — translation MTKFSNLQELFLAASARWKKKPAFRHIINGRVREYKYEDLTKLSYRGAQNLAARGLKAGDYISIWSENCPEWLIAALSAFRLGLVLVPLDARSKISEVLPVIERAKPKLVLCGRKQFVRISDKLPAEQVAVLESVLAEHNESITPKLHTSLPSDPALIVFTSGTSGASKGVVLTHNNIVSNIKSVCASYDVSDEDRLLSILPLSHMLEFTGGCLGPLNNGSTIIYSQLKGPAHLKALLKTEKISVLMGTPMVFQMLLNAIEAEIEKQPRSKQIAIQAAKQIIKVRPKMASVLFKEIHKELGGKIKFWLSGGAPTPPEVITGLGSYGINLLTGYGLTEAAPIVAANRTYSKKSDTVGLPINGVEVRIHEPNAEGIGEIIVRGPNVMSHYFENPEETDKALRNGWLHTGDSGFIDKDGHLHITGRLKFMIVTAGGYNVYPEEIEDALLKSPLIKEACVFGRKGPQGEKPFAVVVINDNAKAWPDGEEKVRQAITQCMSELADYKALAGFQIWDHDLPRTATTKVKRGEVQRLFELNQQKDESGVPEQPIDWDEDGLIVCRQIGDVMDPNVLRAISPSDSREFLPTANLEGDFGLDSFARLELACRLEEKFSINLPEDSLQDVQTVDDLVVLVKSVKGHQAAGETSSDPTAEVEPLVPSEPWPRKWVEVKNLPFRDEPILAHARRAMGIGLKAFVKIYNQHETEGADRLLLDPPFIVAANHTSHYDTLAVLMSFPSSHLRYVHPVAAADYFFGNQFMATFSSYVINAVPFERFGNFEESLKECEALLKQGRILVIFPEGTRSMTGELGVFKPGAAKLAIATGAPIVPAYIHGAYDVLPKGSHMIHPAHVKVSFGLPIYPEAGRADLRASQELTKRVRQAIADLAEGVKAEEAERSAAKA, via the coding sequence ATGACTAAATTCAGTAACCTGCAGGAACTCTTTTTAGCTGCCAGTGCGCGTTGGAAAAAGAAACCTGCGTTTCGTCACATCATCAACGGCAGAGTTCGTGAATACAAGTACGAAGACCTGACGAAGCTTTCTTATCGTGGAGCGCAGAATTTAGCAGCACGTGGGCTGAAAGCCGGCGATTACATTTCTATCTGGTCGGAGAATTGCCCCGAGTGGTTGATTGCCGCGTTGTCCGCATTTCGTCTTGGACTGGTGTTGGTGCCGCTCGACGCACGCTCAAAAATAAGCGAAGTCCTGCCCGTAATCGAAAGGGCAAAACCAAAGCTTGTGCTCTGCGGGCGTAAACAATTTGTGCGAATCTCGGACAAATTACCTGCTGAGCAAGTAGCTGTTTTGGAAAGTGTGCTTGCTGAACACAATGAGTCTATTACACCTAAACTTCATACTTCATTGCCGTCAGACCCAGCACTGATTGTTTTTACGTCAGGAACATCAGGTGCATCTAAGGGTGTAGTGCTCACTCACAACAATATTGTTTCAAACATCAAATCAGTCTGCGCAAGCTATGACGTGAGCGATGAAGATAGATTGTTGTCTATACTCCCGTTGTCCCACATGCTCGAATTTACAGGCGGTTGCTTGGGACCACTCAACAATGGCTCGACTATTATTTACAGCCAGTTGAAAGGACCAGCCCATCTCAAGGCGCTGCTTAAGACGGAAAAGATATCCGTGCTTATGGGAACACCGATGGTGTTTCAAATGTTGCTCAATGCAATTGAAGCCGAAATTGAAAAACAACCGCGTTCCAAACAAATTGCAATACAGGCAGCTAAGCAAATAATCAAAGTCAGACCAAAAATGGCGTCTGTGCTTTTCAAGGAAATTCACAAGGAGCTCGGTGGCAAAATCAAATTCTGGTTGTCCGGTGGAGCGCCGACACCGCCTGAAGTTATCACTGGGCTTGGCTCTTACGGCATCAATTTGCTGACCGGCTACGGTCTAACAGAAGCGGCTCCAATTGTTGCTGCCAATCGCACTTACAGTAAAAAATCCGATACAGTCGGACTACCTATCAATGGTGTTGAAGTAAGAATTCACGAACCAAACGCCGAAGGTATTGGCGAAATAATTGTGCGTGGTCCAAACGTCATGTCGCACTATTTCGAAAATCCGGAAGAGACGGACAAAGCTTTACGCAATGGTTGGTTGCACACGGGCGACAGCGGCTTCATCGACAAAGATGGACATTTGCACATTACCGGTCGATTGAAATTCATGATCGTCACCGCTGGTGGCTACAATGTCTATCCGGAAGAAATTGAAGATGCGCTCCTCAAGAGCCCACTTATTAAAGAAGCTTGTGTCTTTGGACGCAAAGGGCCACAGGGCGAAAAACCATTTGCGGTTGTTGTGATCAACGACAACGCGAAAGCTTGGCCGGATGGTGAAGAGAAGGTGAGACAAGCTATCACCCAGTGCATGTCTGAGCTTGCTGATTACAAAGCCTTGGCTGGATTCCAAATTTGGGATCATGATCTGCCGCGTACTGCTACGACAAAAGTGAAGCGCGGCGAAGTGCAGAGGCTATTTGAACTCAATCAGCAAAAGGATGAATCAGGTGTTCCTGAACAACCAATTGATTGGGATGAAGACGGACTTATCGTTTGCCGTCAAATAGGCGATGTAATGGATCCAAACGTATTGCGTGCCATAAGTCCATCGGACTCTCGTGAGTTTCTACCGACAGCCAATCTCGAAGGGGATTTTGGACTAGACTCATTTGCTCGTCTTGAACTTGCATGCCGTCTTGAAGAGAAATTCTCCATCAATCTGCCTGAAGACTCTCTGCAAGATGTGCAGACCGTCGACGATCTTGTCGTCCTGGTGAAGAGCGTCAAAGGACACCAAGCTGCCGGCGAAACAAGTAGCGACCCAACTGCAGAAGTCGAGCCGCTTGTACCAAGTGAGCCGTGGCCGAGAAAATGGGTGGAAGTCAAAAACCTTCCATTTAGAGACGAGCCAATCCTCGCTCATGCTCGCCGTGCAATGGGCATTGGTCTCAAAGCATTCGTTAAAATCTACAACCAGCACGAAACAGAAGGCGCTGACCGCTTATTGTTAGATCCGCCATTCATCGTCGCGGCAAATCACACCAGCCACTATGACACTTTGGCTGTGTTGATGAGCTTCCCATCAAGCCATCTAAGATATGTTCACCCGGTTGCCGCCGCCGATTACTTCTTCGGCAATCAATTCATGGCGACTTTCTCATCGTATGTAATCAATGCTGTACCATTCGAAAGATTTGGCAACTTCGAAGAAAGCCTGAAAGAATGCGAAGCCTTGCTGAAGCAAGGACGCATTTTGGTTATCTTCCCCGAAGGCACACGCTCCATGACTGGCGAACTAGGCGTCTTCAAACCAGGCGCTGCCAAACTGGCAATTGCAACAGGAGCGCCAATTGTCCCTGCCTACATTCACGGTGCTTATGATGTCCTGCCAAAAGGCAGCCACATGATCCACCCAGCACACGTCAAAGTCTCCTTCGGTTTGCCCATCTACCCCGAAGCCGGTCGCGCCGACTTACGCGCCAGCCAAGAATTGACTAAGCGCGTGCGTCAAGCCATAGCTGACTTAGCTGAAGGTGTCAAAGCCGAAGAAGCTGAACGGTCAGCTGCTAAGGCGTGA
- a CDS encoding phosphatidate cytidylyltransferase yields MTLDPIVQRTLIIVAGFFIAAGLGVFGAELKGGKPDENLRKRYFAWYMIAPVVLIPSYFGGLPFAVLVCTLALWCLREFFGVVNLSDTPAFRWVGRLGGIALILAAFLETTPNLISLEALGFGRPFFFYVLPVFIIMLVLSTPVLLQRYEGMLAKEAFTIFGILYFGWFLGHLVFLRNLNDGFGCIIYLTMSVALNDVMAYTVGRICGKHKLAPLISPKKTVEGAIGGLVGSLIAAAIFGYAVPTLNAWQLVGAAVSISIAAPLGDLIISVIKRDMSVKDSGNLIPGHGGLLDRCDSIIFATPVFYYYVLFIEVFSH; encoded by the coding sequence TTGACTCTTGATCCAATTGTGCAGCGCACGCTTATCATTGTTGCCGGTTTCTTTATTGCAGCAGGACTAGGTGTATTTGGAGCTGAACTCAAAGGTGGAAAGCCGGATGAAAATTTGCGCAAGCGTTATTTCGCTTGGTACATGATTGCGCCGGTTGTCCTTATCCCTTCATACTTTGGTGGATTGCCATTTGCTGTTTTGGTTTGCACGTTAGCATTGTGGTGCCTGCGTGAATTCTTTGGTGTCGTCAACTTGTCTGACACACCGGCTTTTCGTTGGGTGGGACGACTAGGCGGCATTGCACTTATTCTTGCCGCATTTCTTGAGACAACACCGAATTTGATTAGCCTTGAAGCATTGGGCTTTGGACGACCATTTTTCTTTTATGTGCTGCCTGTATTTATCATCATGCTTGTCTTGAGCACGCCCGTATTATTACAACGCTACGAAGGCATGTTAGCCAAAGAAGCATTCACGATATTCGGCATTCTCTACTTCGGATGGTTCTTGGGACACTTGGTATTTCTCCGTAATTTGAACGATGGTTTTGGATGCATCATTTACTTGACTATGTCTGTTGCCCTCAATGATGTCATGGCATATACCGTGGGACGCATTTGTGGCAAGCACAAACTAGCACCGCTCATCAGCCCGAAAAAGACAGTGGAAGGCGCCATCGGCGGTCTTGTTGGTTCGTTAATAGCAGCCGCAATTTTCGGCTACGCCGTGCCGACACTCAACGCTTGGCAGTTGGTCGGTGCCGCCGTCTCGATAAGCATTGCCGCACCTCTTGGAGATCTAATTATTTCAGTCATAAAACGTGATATGTCCGTAAAGGATTCTGGTAACCTTATTCCAGGGCACGGTGGGTTATTAGATAGATGCGACAGCATCATCTTTGCTACTCCGGTATTCTATTATTACGTCTTGTTCATCGAGGTTTTTTCTCACTAG
- a CDS encoding isoprenyl transferase: MFSFTRQSRQKERTSARDQGTQLTHVAIIMDGNRRWADNRGLPRLSGHQEGVKTLKNLVKHVAAAGLKYLTVYAFSSENWNRSNEEVDYLMKLFGKVVTDELDELAQNNVRLRFIGDTAGMPADLQKHFATAIEKTKENKGLSLQVALNYGSRLELAQAMQSIAGDLQAGKISISDIDEQLISSKLYTREIPDPDLIIRTGGEMRLSNYLLWQAAYSELYVTPQLWPDFSPEEYDKAVSEFAVRERRWGL, from the coding sequence GTGTTTAGCTTCACCAGACAATCGCGACAAAAAGAAAGAACGAGCGCCAGAGACCAGGGCACTCAATTAACGCACGTCGCCATAATAATGGATGGCAACCGCCGCTGGGCAGACAACCGTGGCTTGCCGCGCTTAAGCGGACACCAGGAAGGTGTAAAAACCCTGAAGAATCTAGTCAAGCACGTAGCTGCTGCCGGGCTGAAGTATTTAACCGTCTACGCTTTCTCATCAGAAAACTGGAATCGCAGCAACGAAGAAGTCGATTACCTGATGAAGCTCTTCGGCAAAGTTGTGACAGATGAACTTGATGAACTTGCGCAGAATAACGTGCGACTTCGTTTTATCGGCGACACCGCAGGCATGCCGGCAGATTTGCAGAAGCACTTCGCGACAGCTATTGAAAAAACGAAAGAGAATAAGGGACTGTCGTTGCAGGTGGCACTTAACTACGGATCGCGCTTGGAACTAGCGCAGGCTATGCAGTCGATTGCAGGTGACTTACAAGCAGGCAAAATAAGCATCAGCGACATCGACGAGCAGTTAATCAGCTCCAAGTTATACACCCGCGAAATCCCGGACCCTGACTTGATCATTAGAACAGGCGGCGAAATGCGCTTGTCGAATTACTTGTTATGGCAAGCCGCGTATTCAGAGCTATACGTGACACCACAACTGTGGCCCGACTTCAGCCCAGAAGAATACGACAAAGCCGTCTCCGAATTCGCTGTGCGCGAGAGACGCTGGGGTCTTTAA
- a CDS encoding rhomboid family intramembrane serine protease, which translates to MKLIDSKTTLAIIAANLAVYFAAVASTHFTSVLLLKPPLLLKFGANFAPYTIVLEQYWRIFSAAFIHRGPIHLSMNLWALAVLGPMLQELIGSKRYLVTLLLSILGGSLASILWDPTVISCGISGGIFGMLGCYAICTWMRGKLDATQKKSLSSIVVIAVAMYAVLLGVVTPGTDNANHIGGLQIGMILGSWCALSPMQTKKWQHLATISLLLGFSIPVGLFLWETKTLSSSSRLHVLAIEQQAATLAAAHKNDEALNLINAALKKYPETVSLLGTRAPILMELKQFPEVIDDCNKVLAVENNDQAILLTRSIANHHLGNERAAILDLDIAIKLNPEKALAYNNRAWSYAALKEYDKALTDINKAIALDKNLPTSHDTRAVVLFGLGRYQAALEAVNTAIGLKKDDGAFYYHRAGILSQLGKENEISSDQLKASRLCYKPEPWEHQLFNLKRSTD; encoded by the coding sequence ATGAAACTCATAGATAGCAAAACAACGCTAGCGATTATCGCTGCCAACTTGGCAGTCTATTTTGCAGCGGTTGCATCTACGCACTTCACTTCTGTCTTATTACTAAAGCCTCCACTTCTACTTAAGTTTGGAGCTAACTTTGCGCCTTACACAATTGTCCTTGAGCAATACTGGAGAATTTTTAGTGCGGCATTTATTCATAGAGGTCCTATTCACCTTTCTATGAACTTATGGGCTCTAGCGGTACTAGGCCCGATGCTACAAGAACTTATCGGCTCGAAGAGATACCTCGTCACGCTTTTACTTTCAATCCTTGGTGGATCGCTTGCGAGCATACTCTGGGATCCCACAGTAATTTCATGCGGTATTTCCGGTGGCATTTTCGGGATGCTTGGTTGTTATGCCATCTGCACATGGATGCGCGGCAAACTAGATGCCACGCAAAAGAAATCGTTATCCAGCATAGTTGTAATCGCTGTCGCCATGTATGCAGTTCTGCTAGGAGTCGTAACACCTGGTACGGACAATGCCAACCACATTGGCGGACTACAAATCGGCATGATACTTGGCTCATGGTGCGCACTGTCACCGATGCAAACTAAAAAATGGCAACATCTCGCCACTATATCTCTCCTTTTAGGCTTCTCGATACCAGTTGGACTCTTTCTCTGGGAAACCAAAACTCTTTCATCAAGCAGTAGATTGCATGTATTAGCAATCGAACAACAAGCGGCAACTCTTGCTGCTGCTCACAAGAATGACGAAGCTCTCAATTTGATAAATGCTGCTCTTAAAAAATATCCGGAGACGGTTTCATTGCTTGGTACACGGGCTCCGATATTGATGGAGCTCAAACAATTTCCCGAAGTAATAGACGACTGCAACAAAGTCCTCGCAGTTGAAAACAATGACCAAGCAATTCTTTTGACACGCTCAATTGCCAATCACCATCTGGGCAATGAAAGAGCTGCCATCCTAGACCTAGATATAGCTATCAAGCTAAATCCAGAAAAGGCTCTTGCCTATAACAACCGTGCATGGAGTTATGCAGCACTCAAAGAATATGACAAGGCGCTGACAGATATTAATAAGGCAATTGCCTTGGACAAAAACCTGCCGACATCGCACGATACAAGAGCTGTAGTTCTTTTTGGACTTGGCCGCTATCAAGCTGCGCTTGAAGCCGTCAACACAGCTATCGGGCTGAAAAAGGACGACGGAGCTTTCTACTATCACAGAGCCGGCATACTTTCTCAACTAGGAAAAGAAAACGAAATCAGCAGTGATCAATTAAAAGCAAGCAGACTTTGTTATAAACCTGAACCTTGGGAACACCAACTGTTCAATTTGAAACGATCAACAGATTAG
- a CDS encoding roadblock/LC7 domain-containing protein, giving the protein MSNEAKAKELLDALNGKHGILGGVLINNEGAVISSSLPAEMDVSTLGSLCATLFSNNDISIQRMNRGSLLQMTLLTDQGILHFYQVPGHILVVLTAKGQKINLEGLITSVEQQGTAMSQVFT; this is encoded by the coding sequence ATGAGCAATGAAGCTAAGGCTAAAGAGCTGTTAGATGCCCTCAATGGTAAGCACGGCATTTTGGGTGGCGTACTCATCAACAACGAAGGTGCAGTAATATCCTCATCGCTTCCTGCGGAGATGGATGTTTCTACTCTTGGATCGCTCTGCGCGACGCTTTTTTCCAACAACGACATTTCGATTCAGCGAATGAATCGCGGCAGTTTGTTGCAGATGACGTTGCTCACTGACCAAGGCATTTTGCACTTCTATCAAGTGCCCGGTCATATCCTTGTCGTACTAACCGCCAAGGGTCAGAAGATTAACCTTGAAGGGCTGATTACCAGCGTTGAGCAGCAAGGCACTGCCATGAGCCAAGTATTTACGTAG
- a CDS encoding CDP-alcohol phosphatidyltransferase family protein, with product MGIYGIKPWFRQQLQPLIKLLWNVHPDVLTWAALFLSCVAGDLFYLSDDEPWYALVAAVLLFIRLALNALDGLLAQQTGKARVAGEVLNEMTDRFADLAIFAGLILCPLTDKTIGVAALILILLVSYTGILGKAVGAERVYSGILGKADRMIYLMIACIAYDIEPHLHIGGYTIYTVLMLIFIPMAIITIAQRLQRILFLVKERKA from the coding sequence ATGGGCATTTACGGTATAAAACCCTGGTTTCGCCAACAACTGCAACCGCTTATCAAACTTCTTTGGAACGTGCATCCCGACGTTCTGACGTGGGCAGCGCTATTCTTGTCATGTGTCGCCGGCGATCTTTTCTACTTGTCTGATGATGAACCCTGGTATGCGTTAGTGGCTGCGGTATTATTATTTATCCGATTGGCATTGAATGCTTTGGATGGACTGCTCGCGCAACAAACCGGCAAAGCAAGAGTTGCAGGTGAAGTTCTCAATGAGATGACCGATCGTTTTGCTGATCTGGCAATCTTTGCCGGTCTGATACTTTGCCCTCTTACAGACAAGACAATTGGCGTGGCTGCACTAATTCTAATTTTGCTAGTCAGTTACACAGGCATTCTAGGCAAAGCAGTTGGAGCAGAACGTGTTTATTCCGGCATCCTGGGAAAAGCCGACCGCATGATTTATCTTATGATTGCTTGTATCGCATATGATATTGAGCCGCATTTGCATATTGGTGGTTATACGATTTACACAGTCCTGATGCTTATCTTTATACCGATGGCAATAATAACAATTGCACAGCGTTTGCAACGCATACTCTTCTTGGTTAAGGAGAGGAAGGCTTGA